In Bradyrhizobium guangxiense, the following are encoded in one genomic region:
- a CDS encoding AAA family ATPase, with protein MAESVEKLEDGIVRSAEQVSSQVRAAKDAIASIIFGQDRVIENTLVTILSGGHALLIGVPGLAKTKLVETLGVTLGLDAKRIQFTPDLMPSDILGAEVLDESTAGKRAFRFISGPVFAQLLMADEINRASPRTQSALLQAMQEQHITVAGARHDLPKPFHVLATQNPLEQEGTYPLPEAQLDRFLMEIDVDYPDRDAERRILFETTGAEETLAKGAMTADALITAQRLIRRLPVGDSVVEAILSLVRSARPGPDAGEAGKFIAWGPGPRASQSLMLAVRARALIDGRLAPSVDDVLDLAEPVLKHRMALTFQARAEGRTIPDVIRQLKTRIG; from the coding sequence ATGGCAGAGAGTGTCGAGAAACTGGAGGATGGGATCGTCCGTTCGGCCGAGCAGGTGTCGAGCCAGGTTCGTGCAGCGAAGGATGCGATCGCCTCCATCATCTTCGGCCAGGATCGCGTGATCGAGAACACGCTGGTCACCATCCTCTCCGGCGGCCATGCGCTGCTGATCGGCGTGCCCGGCCTTGCCAAGACCAAGCTGGTCGAGACGCTCGGCGTCACGCTCGGTCTCGATGCCAAGCGCATCCAGTTCACGCCTGACCTGATGCCGTCGGACATTCTTGGCGCCGAGGTGCTGGACGAGAGCACCGCGGGCAAGCGCGCCTTCCGCTTCATTTCGGGTCCGGTGTTCGCGCAGCTGCTGATGGCCGACGAGATCAACCGCGCCTCGCCGCGCACGCAGTCTGCGCTGTTGCAGGCGATGCAGGAGCAGCACATCACCGTCGCCGGCGCGCGCCACGATCTGCCGAAACCCTTCCATGTGCTCGCGACGCAAAACCCGCTGGAGCAGGAAGGCACCTATCCGCTGCCCGAAGCGCAGCTCGACCGCTTCCTGATGGAGATCGACGTCGACTATCCCGATCGCGACGCCGAGCGCCGCATCCTGTTCGAGACCACCGGCGCCGAGGAGACGCTGGCGAAGGGAGCGATGACGGCGGATGCGCTGATCACCGCGCAGCGGCTGATCCGGCGCCTGCCGGTTGGCGATTCCGTGGTCGAGGCGATCCTGTCGCTGGTGCGCTCGGCCCGTCCGGGTCCGGACGCCGGCGAGGCCGGCAAGTTCATCGCCTGGGGCCCGGGTCCGCGCGCCAGCCAATCCCTGATGCTGGCGGTGCGTGCGCGCGCGCTGATCGACGGACGCCTGGCGCCCTCGGTCGATGACGTGCTCGACCTCGCCGAGCCCGTGCTGAAGCACCGCATGGCGCTGACGTTCCAAGCGCGCGCCGAAGGCCGAACGATTCCGGACGTCATCCGGCAATTGAAGACACGGATCGGTTGA
- a CDS encoding DUF1285 domain-containing protein: MANQGQSADHGLEGLTAAAKSAANAEGARKGLPPVHLWNPPFCGDLDIRIASDGTWFYLGTPIGRPALVRLFSTILKREGDKHFLVTPVEKVGIRVDDAPFMAVEMQTDGEGRQRVLRFRTNVDDWVTCDAAHRLRFEQAADGGLTPYLHVRADLWAKVTRALYYDLVDMGEERMVDGQPMFGVESSGEFFAMADAEQVRAAL; this comes from the coding sequence ATGGCGAACCAAGGGCAGAGCGCCGATCATGGTCTCGAGGGGCTGACTGCCGCCGCCAAAAGTGCAGCAAATGCCGAAGGTGCCAGGAAGGGCCTGCCTCCGGTGCATCTGTGGAATCCGCCGTTTTGCGGCGATCTCGACATCCGAATCGCCTCCGATGGTACTTGGTTCTACTTGGGGACGCCAATCGGGCGTCCCGCGCTGGTGCGGCTGTTTTCGACCATCCTCAAGCGCGAGGGCGACAAGCATTTCCTGGTCACGCCGGTGGAGAAGGTCGGCATCCGCGTCGACGATGCGCCGTTCATGGCGGTCGAGATGCAGACGGACGGTGAGGGCCGGCAGCGCGTGCTGCGCTTCCGTACCAATGTCGACGACTGGGTCACCTGCGATGCCGCGCACCGGCTGCGCTTCGAGCAGGCCGCGGACGGCGGGCTGACGCCCTATCTGCATGTTCGCGCCGATCTCTGGGCCAAGGTCACGCGGGCGCTCTATTACGATCTGGTTGACATGGGCGAGGAGCGGATGGTCGATGGCCAGCCGATGTTCGGCGTCGAATCGTCCGGCGAATTCTTCGCCATGGCCGATGCGGAGCAGGTGAGGGCCGCGCTTTGA
- a CDS encoding CoA pyrophosphatase produces the protein MNKPILTTDPVPLGAADFFARSKAKLGFDVPPGLYDPNIIPASGDPGTDKMLEIVAREQPVRPAAVLIAVVDHPEPTILLTQRSAHLNDHAGQIAFPGGKIDATDASPLDAALREAEEEVGLSRDFVEPLGYLDLYGTAFGFRILPTVAKVRPGFSLTINHSEVDDAFEVPLSFLMNPVNHQVHSKEFRGMERFYYAMPFAERYIWGATAGMLRVLYERIYSS, from the coding sequence TTGAACAAGCCCATTCTGACGACCGATCCGGTCCCGCTCGGCGCGGCGGATTTCTTCGCCCGCTCGAAGGCGAAGCTCGGCTTCGACGTCCCGCCCGGCCTCTACGATCCCAACATCATCCCGGCCTCGGGCGATCCCGGCACCGACAAGATGCTGGAGATCGTCGCGCGCGAGCAGCCGGTGCGCCCCGCCGCGGTCCTGATCGCCGTGGTCGATCATCCCGAGCCGACCATCCTGCTGACGCAGCGCTCGGCGCATCTCAACGATCATGCCGGCCAGATCGCCTTTCCCGGCGGCAAGATCGACGCGACCGATGCCTCGCCGCTCGACGCGGCGCTCCGCGAGGCCGAGGAGGAGGTCGGGCTATCCAGAGACTTCGTCGAACCGCTCGGCTATCTCGATCTCTACGGCACCGCGTTCGGCTTCCGCATCCTGCCGACGGTCGCTAAGGTCCGGCCGGGCTTCTCGCTCACCATCAACCATTCCGAGGTTGATGATGCGTTCGAGGTGCCGCTATCCTTCCTGATGAACCCGGTGAACCATCAGGTGCACAGCAAGGAATTCCGCGGCATGGAGCGGTTCTACTACGCGATGCCGTTCGCGGAGCGCTACATCTGGGGCGCCACCGCCGGAATGCTGCGTGTGCTGTATGAGCGGATCTATTCGTCATGA
- a CDS encoding DUF6111 family protein, producing MIRPVLTEIGIFLIPFAVYALFLAATRSGLFARSSWPVTVVARLVLAALVLVIAGLIGFAHYSGAPPDSTYVPAHIENGRLVPGVER from the coding sequence ATGATCCGGCCGGTTCTGACCGAGATCGGAATCTTTCTCATTCCCTTTGCCGTCTATGCGCTGTTCCTGGCCGCCACGCGGTCCGGCTTGTTCGCGCGCTCGTCCTGGCCGGTCACCGTCGTCGCGCGCCTCGTGCTCGCAGCGCTCGTGCTGGTCATCGCGGGGCTGATCGGCTTTGCGCACTACTCCGGCGCGCCGCCGGATTCGACGTACGTTCCCGCTCATATCGAGAACGGCAGGCTGGTGCCGGGCGTGGAAAGATAG
- a CDS encoding CCA tRNA nucleotidyltransferase → MSQEPFVAPLLADAPWLTAGGTARVLHLLNADGEEARVVGGAVRNALLGLVPGDIDIATTARPEEVMRRAKAAGIKGVPTGIDHGTVTLVIDTHPYEVTTLREDTETFGRKAKVAFGRDWVKDAERRDFTMNGLSVDARGVVYDYVGGIADAKARRVRFIGDPDQRIAEDYLRILRFFRIHAAFGAGQPDRDGYLACIRGRAGLASLSAERVRMEMLKLLVTSGASAAALAMAEGGLLQALTGGVVYTGPLATMIAIERELGLPAQATRRLAALTVAVTEDAKRVAARLRLSNAEAKALDSMGHRWWRLATKDEANARRLLYRLRAERYHDRVLLGWARNGGDVTSMHWRALAELPQRWTAPKFPLKAADFIARGMGEGPALGHVLTLAEDAWLAADFPLEQAALAAIADQAAARISRDERP, encoded by the coding sequence ATGAGCCAGGAGCCATTTGTTGCGCCATTACTTGCCGATGCGCCCTGGCTGACCGCAGGCGGGACCGCGCGCGTCCTGCATCTGCTCAACGCCGACGGTGAGGAGGCGCGGGTGGTCGGCGGCGCGGTGCGCAACGCGCTGCTCGGTCTTGTGCCCGGCGACATCGACATCGCGACCACGGCGCGGCCGGAGGAGGTGATGCGGCGCGCCAAGGCTGCCGGCATCAAGGGCGTGCCGACCGGCATCGATCACGGCACCGTCACGCTGGTCATCGACACCCATCCCTACGAAGTCACGACGCTGCGCGAGGACACCGAAACCTTCGGCCGCAAGGCCAAGGTCGCGTTCGGCCGCGACTGGGTGAAGGACGCCGAGCGTCGCGACTTCACCATGAACGGCCTCTCGGTCGACGCGCGCGGTGTGGTCTACGACTATGTCGGCGGCATCGCGGACGCCAAGGCGCGCCGGGTGCGCTTCATCGGCGATCCCGATCAGCGCATCGCCGAGGATTATCTGCGCATCCTGCGCTTCTTCCGCATCCACGCCGCTTTCGGCGCCGGCCAGCCCGACCGCGACGGCTATCTCGCCTGCATCCGCGGCCGCGCCGGCCTTGCCAGCCTCTCGGCCGAGCGGGTGCGGATGGAGATGCTGAAGCTGCTGGTGACATCGGGCGCCTCCGCGGCCGCGCTCGCCATGGCCGAGGGCGGATTGCTGCAGGCGCTGACCGGCGGCGTCGTCTATACCGGACCGCTGGCGACGATGATCGCGATCGAGCGCGAGCTCGGCCTGCCCGCGCAAGCGACGCGGCGCCTCGCCGCGCTGACCGTCGCCGTGACCGAGGATGCCAAGCGCGTCGCCGCGCGCCTGCGGCTGTCCAATGCCGAGGCCAAGGCGCTGGATTCGATGGGCCACCGCTGGTGGCGCCTCGCCACCAAGGACGAAGCCAATGCACGGCGGTTGCTCTACCGGCTCCGGGCCGAGCGCTATCACGATCGCGTGTTGCTGGGCTGGGCGAGGAATGGCGGCGATGTCACCTCGATGCACTGGCGCGCGCTCGCCGAGCTGCCGCAGCGCTGGACTGCGCCGAAATTTCCGCTCAAGGCCGCCGATTTCATCGCACGCGGCATGGGGGAGGGACCCGCGCTCGGACACGTGTTGACGCTCGCCGAGGATGCTTGGCTTGCCGCGGATTTTCCACTGGAGCAAGCCGCACTCGCTGCCATCGCCGATCAAGCTGCGGCTCGAATCAGCCGCGATGAGAGACCGTGA
- a CDS encoding helix-turn-helix domain-containing protein yields MEQLGKAEMKHAEDKPFYTASKNVLLGELSVGRFATTTGHYVRTRKHVANDRDDILVGFYRSSQPQLWTVGNQGFELKPGSAVAFNIAQPVSSFTDGLTAWNLASIPRAQILKLVPHADHRAAMLLDPANPAVRHLERTINFLLEADEVYEDPELTRRATAMLGDLIVLALGARGEVAEIAAERGLRAARQRELIATIEKRFTEPSLSITTIADALKLSRRYVSDLLLESGATFSERVLELRLQKARAMLSDVRYDDTKVSDIAFACGFNEVTYFNRRFRDQFGCSPTQYRMGTNHSDT; encoded by the coding sequence ATGGAACAACTCGGCAAGGCGGAGATGAAGCACGCCGAGGACAAGCCATTCTACACCGCGTCGAAGAATGTCCTTCTTGGCGAATTGAGCGTCGGCCGGTTTGCCACGACGACGGGACACTACGTGCGCACGCGCAAGCACGTGGCCAATGATCGCGACGATATTCTCGTCGGCTTTTATCGCAGCTCCCAGCCGCAACTATGGACGGTGGGAAACCAGGGGTTTGAGCTGAAACCGGGAAGCGCCGTCGCCTTCAACATCGCCCAACCGGTCTCGAGCTTTACGGACGGCCTCACAGCGTGGAATCTGGCTTCCATACCTCGTGCGCAAATTCTGAAACTTGTTCCGCATGCTGATCATCGCGCGGCCATGTTGCTCGACCCGGCCAACCCGGCGGTACGGCATCTCGAGCGCACCATCAATTTTCTCCTTGAAGCCGATGAAGTCTACGAGGACCCGGAGTTGACGCGGCGCGCCACGGCCATGCTCGGAGACTTGATCGTGTTGGCGCTCGGCGCGCGCGGCGAAGTCGCGGAGATCGCAGCGGAACGCGGCTTGCGCGCCGCGCGGCAGCGCGAACTGATTGCGACTATCGAGAAGCGGTTCACCGAGCCGTCTCTGTCGATCACGACCATCGCGGATGCTCTTAAGCTATCGCGTCGCTACGTGAGCGATTTGCTGCTCGAAAGCGGCGCGACATTCTCCGAGCGCGTACTCGAACTGCGCTTGCAGAAGGCGCGGGCCATGCTGTCGGACGTTCGCTACGACGACACGAAGGTGAGTGACATCGCCTTTGCCTGCGGCTTCAATGAAGTGACTTACTTCAATCGCCGCTTCCGCGATCAGTTCGGCTGCTCACCGACGCAATATCGAATGGGAACGAACCACAGCGATACATGA
- a CDS encoding outer membrane protein, with translation MIAAAVVASGMMLSSASAADLPVKAKPVPLYSWTGWYGGVNAGYGWQDRSAAYSGDYFADPVTGLGGGAGTVFSDELVTSSLQASEDATVNHPAYRQSLRASGFNGGGQIGYNWQIERKWVAGFEADLQYANIKGDTLFKAPDEGGVTLSAASSHQLDWYGTLRGRIGYLLSEHLLAFGTGGLAYGGTKAQAAISIIGPLGWSVDGGFVTRIICPGFTTCLAGSSSQTSVGWTAGGGLEYALLPNVTIKAEYLHIDLGHQNVKLTVQSPATGNGFVNVKFSNAYDIVRMGMNFRF, from the coding sequence TTGATCGCGGCCGCTGTTGTCGCTTCAGGCATGATGCTGTCGTCGGCATCGGCTGCTGACCTGCCGGTGAAGGCAAAGCCGGTCCCACTCTATAGCTGGACCGGATGGTACGGTGGCGTGAACGCCGGCTACGGTTGGCAAGACAGGAGCGCGGCCTACAGCGGCGATTACTTTGCCGATCCGGTGACGGGTCTCGGCGGCGGCGCAGGCACTGTGTTCAGCGATGAGTTGGTGACGAGTTCGCTGCAAGCGAGTGAAGACGCGACCGTGAACCACCCCGCCTACCGGCAATCCCTTCGCGCGTCCGGCTTCAACGGTGGCGGACAAATTGGTTACAATTGGCAGATCGAGCGCAAATGGGTCGCCGGTTTCGAGGCTGACCTGCAATACGCCAACATCAAGGGCGATACCTTGTTCAAGGCGCCCGATGAGGGCGGCGTCACCCTCTCCGCCGCCTCTTCCCACCAACTCGACTGGTACGGCACCCTGCGCGGCCGGATCGGCTACTTGTTGAGCGAGCACCTCCTCGCTTTCGGCACAGGCGGCCTCGCCTATGGTGGAACGAAGGCACAGGCTGCCATCTCGATCATTGGTCCGCTGGGCTGGAGCGTCGACGGCGGATTCGTCACAAGGATCATCTGTCCTGGTTTCACGACCTGCCTCGCGGGATCATCGTCACAGACGTCAGTCGGCTGGACAGCCGGTGGCGGCCTCGAATACGCGCTGCTCCCGAACGTCACGATCAAGGCCGAATACCTGCACATCGACCTCGGCCACCAGAACGTGAAGCTGACGGTGCAGAGCCCGGCGACCGGCAACGGCTTCGTCAATGTCAAATTCAGCAACGCTTACGATATCGTACGTATGGGGATGAACTTCCGATTTTGA
- a CDS encoding DUF1127 domain-containing protein, with protein sequence MSTIYQRTELVQTAVWQRCNVSRFKNFWIALQEWRKWERLRRDLCKLSDRELMDIGITWSEIDYVASNRNSDPRGIRSAD encoded by the coding sequence ATGAGCACGATTTATCAGAGAACGGAGTTGGTCCAGACGGCTGTATGGCAGCGGTGCAATGTCAGCCGTTTCAAGAATTTTTGGATTGCTTTGCAGGAGTGGCGGAAATGGGAGCGGCTGCGGCGCGACCTTTGCAAACTCAGCGATCGGGAATTGATGGATATTGGGATCACGTGGAGCGAGATCGACTACGTGGCCTCGAACCGAAATAGCGACCCCCGAGGCATACGATCGGCCGATTGA